A single region of the Triticum dicoccoides isolate Atlit2015 ecotype Zavitan chromosome 2B, WEW_v2.0, whole genome shotgun sequence genome encodes:
- the LOC119364000 gene encoding 7-deoxyloganetin glucosyltransferase-like produces MGSEACHEKPHAVMIPYPAQGHVTPMMKMAKLLHARGFHVTFVNTEFNHRRLLHSRGAGALDGVPGFRFAAIPDGLPSSDADATQDVPALCNSTMTTCLPHLLALLAKLNDQGSGVPPVTCLVVDGVMSFGYNAAKEIGVPCAALWTASACGFMGYRHYPQLIESGFVPFKDEAQLTDKAHLDTVVQGVRGMCNGMRLRDFPSFMRTTDRGDIMLNFFVHEGGRLSLPTAVMINTFDXLERPVLDAMRAILPPLYTVGPLLLHAHHAVPDGTSLDALGSNLWKEQDGLLDWLDGHGANSVVYVNYGSITVMTNEQLLEFAWGLANSGYPFIWNIRPDLVKGDTAVLPPEFMASIDGRAMLTTWCSQEKVLAHKAVGVFLTHSGWNSTLESISNGVPMLSWPFFAEQQTNCRYKCTEWGNGMEIDGEVKREVLAAMIREAMEGEKGLEMRRRAAEWKESAVRATLPGGSAVANLDSVIRDVLLANFNNKN; encoded by the exons ATGGGGTCGGAGGCCTGCCATGAGAAGCCGCACGCCGTGATGATCCCGTACCCGGCGCAGGGCCATGTCACGcccatgatgaagatggccaagcTGCTCCACGCCCGGGGCTTCCACGTCACCTTCGTCAACACCGAGTTCAACCACCGCCGGCTGCTCCACTCGCGCGGGGCGGGGGCGCTTGACGGCGTCCCGGGCTTCCGCTTCGCCGCCATACCGGATGGGCTGCCGTCGTCCGACGCCGACGCCACGCAGGACGTTCCCGCGCTCTGCAACTCCACCATGACCACCTGCCTCCCCCACCTCCTGGCCCTTCTTGCCAAGCTCAACGACCAGGGTTCCGGGGTGCCGCCGGTCACCTGCCTTGTCGTCGACGGCGTCATGTCGTTCGGTTATAACGCTGCCAAGGAGATTGGCGTGCCCTGCGCGGCCTTGTGGACGGCCAGCGCGTGCGGGTTCATGGGCTACCGCCACTACCCGCAGCTCATCGAGTCGGGTTTCGTGCCTTTCAAAG ATGAGGCTCAGCTCACAGACAAGGCGCACCTGGACACGGTGGTACAGGGCGTGCGCGGCATGTGCAACGGCATGAGGCTGCGGGACTTCCCGTCCTTCATGCGCACCACCGACCGCGGTGACATAATGCTCAACTTCTTCGTGCACGAGGGCGGGCGCCTGTCGCTCCCCACCGCCGTCATGATCAACACGTTCGAC NAGCTGGAGCGGCCGGTCCTCGACGCCATGCGCGCCATCCTCCCGCCCCTCTACACCGTGGGGCCGCTGCTTCTCCACGCCCACCACGCCGTCCCCGACGGCACCTCGCTCGACGCCCTTGGCTCCAACCTCTGGAAGGAGCAGGACGGCCTCCTCGACTGGCTCGACGGCCACGGCGCCAACTCCGTGGTGTACGTGAACTACGGCAGCATCACTGTGATGACGAACGAGCAGCTCCTGGAGTTCGCGTGGGGGCTGGCCAACAGCGGCTACCCTTTCATATGGAACATCCGGCCGGACCTGGTCAAGGGCGACACGGCCGTGCTGCCGCCGGAGTTCATGGCCTCCATCGACGGCCGTGCCATGCTCACCACGTGGTGCTCGCAGGAGAAGGTCCTCGCGCACAAGGCCGTGGGGGTGTTCCTGACGCACTCCGGGTGGAACTCGACGCTGGAGAGCATCTCTAACGGCGTGCCGATGCTCAGCTGGCCCTTCTTCGCGGAGCAGCAGACCAACTGCAGGTACAAGTGCACGGAGTGGGGGAACGGGATGGAGATCGACGGCGAGGTGAagcgggaggtcctggcggcgatgATACGTGAGGCCATGGAAGGGGAGAAGGGGCTGGAGATGAGGAGGCGTGCGGCGGAGTGGAAGGAGAGTGCGGTTAGAGCCACGCTTCCTGGTGGATCCGCGGTGGCCAACCTGGACTCGGTGATCCGTGACGTGCTCCTCGCCAACTTCAACAACAAAAACTGA